In one window of Prionailurus bengalensis isolate Pbe53 chromosome B3, Fcat_Pben_1.1_paternal_pri, whole genome shotgun sequence DNA:
- the LOC122467689 gene encoding ribonuclease K6-like, with translation MRLDLLGRFPLLLLLLALWGPARPLCAWRQFLTRAQWFEIQHVRSSPVSCNTEMNGVNNYTQNCKVHNTFLHDSFKNVSDTCLLSNVTCKNGMNNCHRSPQRVNMTDCTLTSGKYPNCKYKDTPLYKFFIIACDPPQQGDPPYRWVPVHLDKVI, from the coding sequence ATGAGACTGGATCTTCTGGGACgctttcctctcctcctgctgctgctggctTTATGGGGGCCAGCGCGTCCACTTTGTGCTTGGCGTCAATTCCTCACCAGGGCCCAGTGGTTTGAAATTCAGCATGTAAGGTCAAGCCCTGTCAGCTGCAACACGGAAATGAATGGTGTCAATAATTATACTCAGAACTGTAAGGTTCACAACACCTTTCTGCATGACTCCTTCAAGAACGTGTCTGATACCTGTCTTTTGTCCAACGTGACCTGCAAAAATGGGATGAATAACTGCCACCGGAGTCCACAGCGTGTTAATATGACTGACTGCACACTCACTTCAGGGAAGTATCCCAACTGCAAGTACAAAGATACTCCCCTCTATAAATTCTTCATTATTGCCTGTGATCCCCCTCAGCAGGGTGACCCTCCCTATCGATGGGTTCCTGTACACTTAGATAAGGTTATTTGA